The following is a genomic window from Pirellulales bacterium.
ATAGCATCGCGTCCGCTCTGGCGGCCGAATCGATCACGCGGCTGATTGTCTCGACCGACGACGACGAGATTGCAGCGGTAGCGGCACAGTATGGCGCGGAAGTGCCATTTCGGCGTCCGCCCGAATTGGCGGCCGACGACACGCCCGACTATCCGCTCTTTGTCCATGCGCTAGACTGGCTCGATCGCGAGGGAAGCTATCGGCCTGAGATCGTGGTGCAACTTCGGCCGACAACGCCGCTTCGGCCGCGAGGGCTGTTGGACGAAGCGGTTCGGTTGCTTTCCGCCGACCTGCAGGCGGATTGCGTACGCGGCGTGACGACGCCCAAGCAAACACCGTACAAGATGTGGCGAGACGCGGCGAACGGGTATTTGGCGCCTCTCATGGCGACGGAGTTTGCCGAACCCTATAACATGCCCCGGCAAAAGCTGCCGACCGCCTATTGGCAAACCGGCCATGTCGATGCCATTCGCACCACCACGATCCGGCAGCAGCATTCGCTCACCGGCAAGCGCGTGCGGCCGGTGTTCGTCGATTGGAGCTATTGCGTCGACATCGACACTCTGGCCGACTTCGAGTTGGCCCAACAAGTCATCGACCGAAAGCATCTGCAGATCGACATGCCATATGTCGCAGGCGATCGTGAATCGAATCGCAGGCACGGCGGCCCGTCGGACAAATCTCGGGGGCGCCGATGGCCGGAACAGCTCGACTTGGTGGTGTTCGACTTCGACGGCGTGATGACCGACAACCGCGTGCTGGTGTTCGACGACGGCGGCGAAGCTGTGCTGTGCGATCGCAGCGATGGTCTGGGCGTGTCGATGCTTCGCAAGCGAGGCTTTGAATTGGTGGTGCTCTCGACCGAAACGCACCCGGTCGTCGAAGCGCGCTGCCGCAAGCTGGGCATCGCTTGCCGCCAGGGCCTGGCCGACAAGCAAGCCGCGCTGGTTGAGCTAGTCGGGCAGCGGCAGCTTCGTTTGGAAAATACGATCTACCTCGGCAACGATGCGAACGACTTCGGCTGCTTCGCCTCCGCCGGGTTCGCGATTGCTGTTGCGGATGCGCATCCGAGTGCCTTCGAGCGGGTCGATTTCGTGCTTTCCCGTCCGGGTGGTCAAGGTGCGGTGCGCGAGTTGTGTGAGATCTTGCTGAAAAGATATCCGCGAGGCGAAGCGGCGGGCGTCCGTCCTGAAGTCCTTGAGAATGGAAACAATGCCTAGAACGATCGAACTCGGAGGTCGCGGCGTCGGTGAGGAGCATCCCGTCTACATAATCGCTGAAATCGGCGTCAATCATAACGGCAGCCTGGGCATCGCGCGGCGGCTCATCGATCTGGCCAAGGCGAGCGGCTGCGATGCCGTCAAATTTCAGAAGCGCACTCCGGAGAAATGTGTTCCGGCCGAAATGCGGGACAAGATGCGCGAGACGCCTTGGGGATATATCTCCTACTTGGAATATCGGCACAAGATCGAATTCGGCCACGCCGAGTTCCGGCAAATCGACCAATATTGCCGCGCCCAAAAAATCGTCTGGTTTGCATCGTGCTGGGACGTCGACTCGGTTGCGTTTCTCGAAGAGTTCAACACCCCGTGTTTGAAGGTTCCCTCGGCGGCGCTCACCGATCGCGAGTTGCTCGACGCATGCCGCGCGACGCGCAGGCCAGTCATGCTCTCGACCGGCATGTCGACGATGGACCAGATCGAAGCCGCGGTCGCCGTCTTGGGCACTGAGCGGTTGCTGTTGGCCCACGCCACGAGCACCTATCCCTGCCCGAAGGAAGAGTTGAATCTGCGGATGATCACCACGCTCGCCAAACGCTTCGATTGCCCGATCGGCTACTCGGGGCACGAAGTCGGCTTGGCGACGTCGGTCGCGGCCATTGCGCTGGGAGCTTCGTTCATCGAACGTCATATCACGCTCGACCGCGCCATGTGGGGCAGCGATCAAGCCGCATCCATCGAGCCGCAAGGTTTGAAACGGTTGGTCAAAGACATTCGCAGCGTCGAGAGCGCAATGGGCGACGGTCAAAAGCACGTTTACCCGAGCGAAGTCGTCGCTGCCAGCCGATTGCGGCTGAAAAACACGCTCGACGCGAAATAACCGGCATGAAATTTCATAAATCGCCATTACAAGAATCGCATGGTCAACGCCGCATTTTGGAAAGATAAGCGTGTCCTGGTGACCGGCGGAGCGGGCTTCGTCGGGCGATGGGTGGGGCGGGCGCTCGTGGCCGCCGCCGCCGAGCTGCACATCCTCGACATCGTGCCGCCGAAACATGTTGCCGAGCCATTTGCACTGCATCGCGCCGACCTGCGCGATCTGGATGCCGCCACGCATCTACTCGAAGAAACACGACCGGACGCGATTATTCATTTGGCCGGCCAGCCCGGCGTCTCGGTGTCGCATGACCAGCCCGTCTCGGCCTACGAAAGCAATGTGTTGGCGACATTCAACCTTCTCGAAGCGGCACGGCGCATGACCGCGGCGCAAGCGGGCGGCCGCGGCGTCCCGCTGGCCATCGTCGCCGTCTCGAGCAACCATGTGTACGGACATCAGCCCGCCGAAGGCCGGCAAGCGACGCCGGAGTCTGCCGCGTTGAACGGCTTGGGAATGTATGCAGCGACGAAACTCTGCGGCGACGTGCTGGCCCGCTGTTACGGGAAGAGCTACGGCGTGCCGGTCGGCATCGCGCGGATGACGAATTCCTACGGCGGCGACGATCACCACGTTGGCCATATCATCACCGGCTCGATCCTTTCAACGCTGCGCGGCGAACGGCCCGTGATCAAGCAAAGCGGCCGCGATCGGAAAGGTTATCTCTATATCGAGGACACGGTCGATGGATTATTGGCCGTGGCCGAAGGCGTCGCCGGCTCACCGCAATTGGCCGGCGAAGCATTCAACCTCGTTCCCGACGAAGCGATCACGACGCTCGAATTGGTGCGAGCCATCGTCGCCGCGGCGGATAGCGCTCTCGAGCCGATCGTTCAACTTCCCGACGCGCCGCACGAAGCGGAGTTCCTGGATAACACAAAGGCTCGGCAACTGCTGGGCTGGAAGCCGCGGCACGATCTGCGCGCGGGCCTGCGGAAAACAATTGCTTGGTATCGTCGATCAAGCGGCGCGTGAGGCGCCCGGCATGCAACCACCCGATGGAACAGAACGACCAACAGCCAATGGCAGCCGCTGCCCCGCCGGCCGGAGAGCCGGTGTCGGGCTCACCGCCAATGGCCTCGTCGCCACCGACATCATCGGCGCCGGCCGATTCACCGCCGATGCCCGCGGGATCCGCGCGGCAGCACACTTATGTGCGCCGTTTGGTCGGATCGACGTTCAACTACGGGCTGGGAAAATTCGCGCCAAAGATCATTCGCTTCCTGTTGACATTTGTCTTCACGCGGATTCTTTCGCCGGAGCAATATGGATTCATCGACTTGTCGTCGAAGTTCGGCGATTTCCTCACGACCCCGATGAAGCTGGGCGTTCCGGGAGCGATCACGCGGTTTTACTTCGATTTCTCCGAAGGGCCGTCGCTCAAGGATTATGTGACGACGGTCGCTTGGTTTGTCGGTCTATGCACCATGACCGTCGGGCTGGTGGCGCTGGTGATCAGCCCCTGGCTCCTGGGGCACTTTATCCCAGGATTGCCCTACCTGCCGTTTGCCGTGTTGGCAATCGTTTCCGCGATGCTCGTTTGCATGACCGAATTGCAGGAACGGCTTGTGCAGGCGCGGGAACAGTCGGGCTATGCGGCCCGGTTGTACCTCGGCCGGGCAAGCATCGCGATTGTGCTCGCCGTGCTGTTCGTGGCCGGCTTTCGCTGGGGGGCGGCCGGAATGCTTGGAGCCGAGGTGGTGTCTTATTTGGCGCTTGCGCTGCTGGCGATCCGCTACCTGAGACCCGAAGTGAGCGGCCGATTTCGATTGCCCATGCTGCGATCGTCGCTGGCCTACGGGATGGCGATGCTGCCGGGCGATTTTGCCGGCAGCCTGACTCCGTTGGTGACGCAAGCGATCCTGGCCGACGCCCAGTCGGTGTCTGCCGTCGGTATGCTGGGAGTCGCCGGTCGATTCGCGCAACCGCTGATTATTCTTGCTTACGCGTTTCAAACGGCGTTCAATCCGATTTACTTTTCAATCCGCAAGGAGGCGACTCCTGGCGGAATGCAGCGGCTCGCGGTGACGGCGCGCAACGTTTGGGCGTTGGCGATTTTCGGCGGCGTGGGGACGGCATTGCTTGGGCCGTGGGTGATTGTGCTCATGACGCCCTCCAGCTTTCACGCGGCCGGCCCGTTGCTGCCGATCTACGTGGTTTTTTTCCTTGGAATGGTCATTCAGTCGCTTTTCGCCCCGGAGATTTACTACAGCAAGCAGACGTGGTGGGTGCCGGTGGTCGCCTACAGCGGCTCGGCGGTGAACATCGCAGTGACTGTGCTCACGGTGCACCGCTTCGGAGCGACGGGTGTCGCCTGGGCCATGGCATCGGAGCGTGTGGCGACGGCGCTTATTTTCGCAGTCATTTCAATGCGATTGGTGATGATTCCGCACCAATGGTTCAATCTTGCGCGGATTACTCTGTGCGGGGCCGCAGCCGCGGCAGCCGTGTTTTGGATTCCGCGGAATGGCGGAATCGCCGAACTCGGAATCGGCACGCTGGGAATCGCAGCATTCCCCATCGTCCTGTGGATGACCGGCGATCCGAGCATCCGCGAGGGCCTGCATTTGGCGCGGCGAATATGGGCTCGGGAATCTCAGCCCTAGTGGGTTCGATAGAACGCCCGAAGTGCTCAGGCAGTTCGTGAATCATTTCGTCTACTACGATTTGGAAGAAGTGCTGGCCGACGACGTGCGTCGCGCACGAGCCGTTGTGCCGGGTGCGCGGGAATTCATTGCTCGCGGCACTCCGTGGCCCGAAAAATTGGAAGGACCACCGCCTTCCGAACTGTGGAACCCCCGTGAGCTCGAATATCAGCGGCGGCTAATGGATTGGATCGATCGTTTGTTCAAGTCTCTGGAGCATGGGCGAATGCAGTCGCTGCTCGCTTGCAGCGAAGGGTTTTCACAACTGGAGATATTGCGTTATCGGTTTCTTTTCGAGTTCTCGGAGATCGAGCAACGGCTGGCGGTCGCCGGTGAGATGTATCGCGAGGGGGCGGAACATATTTCATGGATTGTCCCAGAATCGGCGTGCGCGACCATCCGGCAGCTGATGGGCGGCATCAATTCGCCGCACATCGACGTGATCGGCGTCGAGCGGCCCGCCAAGTCGCGAAGCCGGCTTTGGCGACTCTTTCGTTCCTGCGGCCGACGCGTGATCGATGGCTTGATGAACAGCGCGGATGTGATTGCCCGCGACCCGCGAGACTGGGTAAAGTCGCTTGGTGAGTCGGTGGCAATCGTCGAATATTATCCGAACAGTGCGAAGGCGCTGATTCCCGTTGCCAAGGCGCTTCGCGAAGAACACGGCGTTGAGACGATTTGGATCGCCGCTCGAAGGCAAGTGAAAGTGGCGCTCGAGCGCCACGGCGTCGCTTCGACCTTACTTCGCCGGTTGTCGCCAACAGCGAATCGACGGCCGAAACGTCTTCCCGCCGAGACCGCCGGACGTTTGCGGGAAGCAATCGGTGCTGACGCCGATGAGAGTTTGTTCTTCGGAACCGGCTCGCTTTTTGGAAAGTCGTTGCTTGCTCCGGCGATCGTTGAAAAGCTTTCGGGCCTGTTGCAGGAATCGGCATTCTGGCTCGATTCGCTCACGGAAGCGTTCGCCAGGGTACAACCGCTCTGCGTCGTTTCGACCACATATAGCAGCATGGTCGGCCGCGCTGCCGCCCTAGCCGCGCGGCGACGGAATATCCCATCGGCGTTCGTGCAGCACGGCATGTTTCCGGACTACGACGTATTCACGCGATTCTGCAACGACGCGATCTTTGTTTGGGGGCACGCGAATCAGCGAACGATCCACCGCAACGGAATTGCCAATTCCCGGATCCGCGTTGTGGGCCCGGCGATTTACGACGAACTGATTCGGCGCAAGCGGCTATCGAAACGGCCTGCGACGGTTGGCCAAGGCAATCCACTCGAAATCGCTTACATGGCGTCGCGAACGGGCGGACAGGTCGTAAGCGTTTCGTTGGCCAAGCTGCACCTGATGGCGATTGTTCGCGCTGCCGCCGTCATTCCGAATAGCCGTCTCACGGTAAAGGTGCATCCGGCCGACTACACGGGGATCATCGATTCGGTCTTGCGGCAACATCCGCACGTGCGGATCGTTCGCGAAGGCAGCTCGCAAGACGTAACGCTTCAGTCGGATGTTGTGATCGTCGTATCCAGCACGACCGGCCTTGAGGCCTGCATTGCCGATAAGCCCCTGATCGTTATCGAGACCAAGGGGCTGTCGGAATATGGCCCCTACCGCCAATATGGAGCGGCGATACAGGTTGCGATCGACCACGTGGACGACTCCGAGCGTTTGGCGATCATCATTCGGCAGCTTTCGACCGATTCCAAAGCGCTTGCCGAGTTGGCCGAAGGGCGCCGGCGGTTGGTCGATGATCTATTGAACGGCGGCAGGGCGGATGCGACAGAATTGACCGCTCGGGCAATTGTCGAACTTTTTCGTGGCCGCTCCGAATCTAGCGAGGTGATCGCGGCTGCACGTGCGAAGGACCATGGCAACCGCTCTCTCGACTAATTCCATCGGCCCGAGCTTGGCGAAATGCCCGGCTTGCCATGCGCCCTGGACGACCGCCGGTGCGGTTCGCGTTCCGCTTGGACGAGCGTCTGACGCGATGTTGACCGATATGCTTCGAAAGCAACTCCACGTTCTTGTTTACGAGCGCTGTTCGTTTTGCAATTCGCTCGTCGCTACCGACGAGCGACGCGATCCGCAGTTCCTGCAATCGATTTACGAGTTGTTGCCGGCATCGTATTGGCACCATTTGAATCCTCAGGCTGGCTTGAACATCGCAATCGAAAAACAATTGGGCAAGCGTGGTTTGGTGCGGGGCGACCTTTGGGACGTCGGTTGCGGGAATGGAAATCTTCTGAGCACTCTCGGCCGTCAGTGGCGCAAGCGCGGCATCGAGCCGGGCCGCCAGGCAGTGGCGGAGGCGAGGGCCCAAAATTTGGACGTGCTTCTCGGCACTCCCGCGTCGTTGCAATTGCGCGAGGTGGCGGACGCCGTTTTGCTCGTCGATGTCGTCGAGCATTTGCCGGAACCGGAACTCGAACTGCTTGCGATCAAGCAGATGTTGCGACCGGGCGGGGCGCTCGTCGTATTAACCGGGCGCGCGGATGCGCGGACGGCCCGTTTCGCCGGACCGCATTGGTATTACCTGCATTGCATCGGCCACGTGACAATTTTCAGTGCGAGCTCATTTCCGTTGCTGCTGCGCAAACTCGGATTCACCGATGTTGCCGTTTTTCGCGTGGAGCACCCGGGTTCGGTTGGGCTGCGTCGTTGGACGCAGCGAATCGGCGGCAACCTCTTGCGAAGCGCCATCGGAAAGGATCCGGCCGCGATGCACTACTACCGCGACCATCAGCTCGTTCTCGCAACGAAGCCGCTTTCCAGCAACCCTTGATGCATTCCATCGATTCACGCTTGACGCAGGTCGCTTCCGACAATGGGCCGGAAATCGGCGAAGCATCGGCCGAACGCCAGCTTCGTGTGCTCTTCTGTTCTTGGTCGGAATTGGACATCGCCTCCGGGACGCCGGTTATCGTGTGCGATATGCTAAGGCACTTCTCCGACGGGAACGCCGAAGTTTTCACGGAAGAGAACCTCGACCAAAAGCGCCGCCGCAAGATATCGATTGACCACCCCGTCCGCAAGTTTCAGTTTCATACCAGGCTGTGGCCCTTTCTCCGCGGGCATCGGATTCGCCGCCGTTTGGCGCGAGCCGGCTTTCCGCTGCTGCTCGGCCAGATGGTCCGGCATATCCGCCGATTCCAACCGGATTGCATGGTTGCGATCTACGCCCAACCGCACTGGATTCTTGCCACGTGGATGGCTTCGCGAATCACACGCGTGCCGCTCGTCTATCATGTTCACGATGCGTTCTTGGAAGCCAATGAGCGGCGAAAGAATTCGAGCTTTGCGAGTTGGCTGGAACGCAAGACGCTCACCTCCACCCGTGTCTTGGCGCTCGACGACAACATGGCCGACCATTACAAGCGTCGTTACGGCATCCAATGCACGGTTCTTCGCCATATCGTCGAGCATCGTCCGCTACCGGCCAAGCCCGGACCGCACGCCGGGACAGCCGCCACCGATGCGGCGGCCTTGTCCGCAGGGTCACGCACGCTCACGATCGGATTTGCCGGTGCGATTTATGAGAGCAACTTGCGCCAATTGACCGAGTTGAGCCAACTTGTCAACCAAGATCCCACGTTCCGTTTGAAGGTGTGGTCGGGCTCGTCTTTCGATACGAGCCGAATTTGCGGTCCGAGGGTTGAAGTCGCTTTCGAAGCGAACTACGAGCGATTGCTCGCGAATATCGGCGACTGCGACCTGTTGTATCTTCCCTTGCACTTCAGCCCCGGGAAGAGCATGGCGGCAAATGCCATGTCGCTTTCGCTGCCCACCAAGAGCTTCGATTATTTACTGTCGGGCGTTCCAATCTTGGTCCACTGCCCGGAGGATTTTTCCCTATCGCGGTTCTTTGTGAAAAACCGTTGCGGATACGTATTGAACGATCCGCAGATCGAGGCCGTTCGCGAATGGCTCGACGCCTGGCGATCCGGGCAGCTTCCGCCTCCGGACGAAGAGGCTCGGCTGAAAACTTTGCAAATGCATTCCGCTGCGGAAAACAAGCGAATTCTGTGGCAAGTGCTAAGCGAAGAAATCGGTCGTAGCGGCACGACAAAGCCGGTGTCGCATCGCGATACCATGGATGAACTTCAACTTCACCGTCCGCCCTCCAAGGATTCCAG
Proteins encoded in this region:
- a CDS encoding NAD-dependent epimerase/dehydratase family protein, whose amino-acid sequence is MVNAAFWKDKRVLVTGGAGFVGRWVGRALVAAAAELHILDIVPPKHVAEPFALHRADLRDLDAATHLLEETRPDAIIHLAGQPGVSVSHDQPVSAYESNVLATFNLLEAARRMTAAQAGGRGVPLAIVAVSSNHVYGHQPAEGRQATPESAALNGLGMYAATKLCGDVLARCYGKSYGVPVGIARMTNSYGGDDHHVGHIITGSILSTLRGERPVIKQSGRDRKGYLYIEDTVDGLLAVAEGVAGSPQLAGEAFNLVPDEAITTLELVRAIVAAADSALEPIVQLPDAPHEAEFLDNTKARQLLGWKPRHDLRAGLRKTIAWYRRSSGA
- a CDS encoding N-acetylneuraminate synthase family protein, which gives rise to MPRTIELGGRGVGEEHPVYIIAEIGVNHNGSLGIARRLIDLAKASGCDAVKFQKRTPEKCVPAEMRDKMRETPWGYISYLEYRHKIEFGHAEFRQIDQYCRAQKIVWFASCWDVDSVAFLEEFNTPCLKVPSAALTDRELLDACRATRRPVMLSTGMSTMDQIEAAVAVLGTERLLLAHATSTYPCPKEELNLRMITTLAKRFDCPIGYSGHEVGLATSVAAIALGASFIERHITLDRAMWGSDQAASIEPQGLKRLVKDIRSVESAMGDGQKHVYPSEVVAASRLRLKNTLDAK
- a CDS encoding class I SAM-dependent methyltransferase translates to MATALSTNSIGPSLAKCPACHAPWTTAGAVRVPLGRASDAMLTDMLRKQLHVLVYERCSFCNSLVATDERRDPQFLQSIYELLPASYWHHLNPQAGLNIAIEKQLGKRGLVRGDLWDVGCGNGNLLSTLGRQWRKRGIEPGRQAVAEARAQNLDVLLGTPASLQLREVADAVLLVDVVEHLPEPELELLAIKQMLRPGGALVVLTGRADARTARFAGPHWYYLHCIGHVTIFSASSFPLLLRKLGFTDVAVFRVEHPGSVGLRRWTQRIGGNLLRSAIGKDPAAMHYYRDHQLVLATKPLSSNP
- a CDS encoding glycosyltransferase; the protein is MHSIDSRLTQVASDNGPEIGEASAERQLRVLFCSWSELDIASGTPVIVCDMLRHFSDGNAEVFTEENLDQKRRRKISIDHPVRKFQFHTRLWPFLRGHRIRRRLARAGFPLLLGQMVRHIRRFQPDCMVAIYAQPHWILATWMASRITRVPLVYHVHDAFLEANERRKNSSFASWLERKTLTSTRVLALDDNMADHYKRRYGIQCTVLRHIVEHRPLPAKPGPHAGTAATDAAALSAGSRTLTIGFAGAIYESNLRQLTELSQLVNQDPTFRLKVWSGSSFDTSRICGPRVEVAFEANYERLLANIGDCDLLYLPLHFSPGKSMAANAMSLSLPTKSFDYLLSGVPILVHCPEDFSLSRFFVKNRCGYVLNDPQIEAVREWLDAWRSGQLPPPDEEARLKTLQMHSAAENKRILWQVLSEEIGRSGTTKPVSHRDTMDELQLHRPPSKDSSPT
- a CDS encoding acylneuraminate cytidylyltransferase, which gives rise to MDGLVARPEVLAIVQARGGSKGLLRKNVLPLGGHPLLAYSIASALAAESITRLIVSTDDDEIAAVAAQYGAEVPFRRPPELAADDTPDYPLFVHALDWLDREGSYRPEIVVQLRPTTPLRPRGLLDEAVRLLSADLQADCVRGVTTPKQTPYKMWRDAANGYLAPLMATEFAEPYNMPRQKLPTAYWQTGHVDAIRTTTIRQQHSLTGKRVRPVFVDWSYCVDIDTLADFELAQQVIDRKHLQIDMPYVAGDRESNRRHGGPSDKSRGRRWPEQLDLVVFDFDGVMTDNRVLVFDDGGEAVLCDRSDGLGVSMLRKRGFELVVLSTETHPVVEARCRKLGIACRQGLADKQAALVELVGQRQLRLENTIYLGNDANDFGCFASAGFAIAVADAHPSAFERVDFVLSRPGGQGAVRELCEILLKRYPRGEAAGVRPEVLENGNNA
- a CDS encoding lipopolysaccharide biosynthesis protein, which codes for MAAAAPPAGEPVSGSPPMASSPPTSSAPADSPPMPAGSARQHTYVRRLVGSTFNYGLGKFAPKIIRFLLTFVFTRILSPEQYGFIDLSSKFGDFLTTPMKLGVPGAITRFYFDFSEGPSLKDYVTTVAWFVGLCTMTVGLVALVISPWLLGHFIPGLPYLPFAVLAIVSAMLVCMTELQERLVQAREQSGYAARLYLGRASIAIVLAVLFVAGFRWGAAGMLGAEVVSYLALALLAIRYLRPEVSGRFRLPMLRSSLAYGMAMLPGDFAGSLTPLVTQAILADAQSVSAVGMLGVAGRFAQPLIILAYAFQTAFNPIYFSIRKEATPGGMQRLAVTARNVWALAIFGGVGTALLGPWVIVLMTPSSFHAAGPLLPIYVVFFLGMVIQSLFAPEIYYSKQTWWVPVVAYSGSAVNIAVTVLTVHRFGATGVAWAMASERVATALIFAVISMRLVMIPHQWFNLARITLCGAAAAAAVFWIPRNGGIAELGIGTLGIAAFPIVLWMTGDPSIREGLHLARRIWARESQP